Sequence from the Xiphophorus maculatus strain JP 163 A chromosome 16, X_maculatus-5.0-male, whole genome shotgun sequence genome:
tttaaaaacagcagaaagtaACACTTGGCTCAACACTGCCACCTGGAGGGAAAACATGAGCGGTGCAGCGCTCCTACCTCCCCGTCTCTGGTCTCCACAGTTCGGACCAGGATGCTTCGCTTCACATGAGCCTCTGGAGTTTTAGTGTCCAAATTAGTTTCTAaccagaaaacagatttttaaaaaaacatttaggatCTCTGGGAATgcaagaaaatctaaaaaatatttcacttcctACTAAGCTTTATaataaacactaaatatttaagacTGACTGGATTGAgtatatctaaatatttttaaacctttaaactgCCCatactattttttaatttatggacCTGTTCTTATATTTATTAAACGACTGACTGAAAagccaagcaaaaaaaaaaataggaagcCGTTTTTCAGAGTAAATTAGTATTAAGGAATTTGTGTAATGTGTCgcttcaaacatttattattataaataatttttttattttactgttttatgactttaaatgtaaaaattatattttaatcacactagataatacaaatatttttttattctgtttttaattaacataaCTGGTAAGTTATTCCTGTTTACATTCTGCCAAAGTAACAAagtaagtatttatttttttaaattttattttatgactttaaatggCAAATGTAGAATCTTTAATGTGCCACTGTACATTTCTATTAAAACTAACGTAGCTAAAATATGTTcttatttgagtttatttttacaactttctgattttaaatttaaaaaatagatatcCTAAATTTATCACTGCACATTTTCACCACCAAACTATCCAATAagtttttggttattttgtttttaatgatcttaactggcaaaaaaaatcataaatatctCTCTTTATATTCCTACAATCAACAAAGAAGctaacattcatttttatttcagtttactTGCATGgcattaaatttacatttaaattttttttgttttcattactttaaatggcagtaataataataataataataataataataataataataataataagacatCTAGCCTTGACTCCTGCTTCTGACtcattacaaacataaataatgaacatattttactAAAGGTTTCTACTTTCTACtctcacaatgaaataaaatttcccCTCTtccaaccaaaaacattttattataagaaaatattattgctgCATCAGATTCTGACCTCTAAACTGCAGGTTGGAAAAGCTCTGAACTGGAATGGTGATCCTGaaggcaaaaagaagaaaaacacgtTTTCGTTTCACTGTTTTTGTGGCAAAAGGCCAAATATGTCCGGTTTTCAAAGCTGAGTGTCACctgctctcctctccttccagcAGTTTCCTGTAGGTGGCGATCTCGATGTCCAGAGCCAGTTTGACATTGAGGAGGTCCTGGTACTCCTGCAGATGCCGGGCCATCTCCTCCTTCAGGGCCTGGATCTCCTCCTCCAGGCGGCTCACCGTGTCCTGGTACCCGGCAGCCTCCATGGCGCAGCGGTCCTCCAGCTCCCGCAGCTGGCGCTCCAGGGACTCGTTCTGGAGGACGGGGAGATTCGGCTCATCAGCAGCTTCACCGCAAAAACGCCAATAATCTGGTTTCTACTGCAGATAACTACTACATGTGAAGTAAGACAAATGTCTTATTTAAGACATTCAAGttacttaaaagtaacttaagTTAAAAGTAACTTggaagttacttttaaattactGAAACTATCcaataacttaaaagtaactttcaaCAAACTTAAGTTATTTAAAACTTAAGTTACTTTTAACTGACCTAACTTTTAAGTAACTTCAAAGTTAAAAGTAACTTTGAAGTTACTTAACAGTGACTTAACTTACTCAAAAGGGTTTTTTTAACTAACTTAAAAGTCAAGTTActttaaagttacttttaagtaaCCTAAATATAACAAGTTACTTTTCAGTACCTTAAGAAATTTAAAACCAAGTTACttttaattaacttaaaaggAGAAGTTACTTTAAGTTAACTTAAAAGTTAAGATGGTTAAAATAAgcttttcattaatttaaaagtaacataaatgtaacaagttagtaaagtttttaaattacttttaagaaaaaagtaaCTTTCAACTAACTAAAgcaatttaaaagtaactttagTTACTTTTAAccaacttaaaaacaacaagttaACTAACTTAAgtaacttaaaaattaaaagtaacttttaagttaCTTAGAAATTACTTTTAACTAACTcgaaagtaacttttcagctagaTATATTTcccctggcagattatttcagttacagCTAGTAATCTTtaatcaatgttaaggaatttttgacttaaaacaagctctgatATCTCGCTGAAAACgtacttttaagttatatttgtcTCACTTCAAGAGTACTAAagtatttgcaatagaaactagatcaaacttagttggtaaaattttgtgtttttgcagtaaactTTATTCTGCGTTGATAGATTACAtattaaaagaatgaaaatgattcCCAGTCAAATACTATGTTGAAAGATTGTCCATAAAATACCCgttttgtctgatttctagtgcaaataccttagttGTGTCCTATTTCAAGTGTTACATCTTACAAGCAGCTTTTTGACAAcaaatagcagcttgttttaagtcattaatCTCTtcttattgatgaaaaatacaaCTTTCACTCATAAATAACttataaataatctgccagtggaattaaaatttggttgctaggcaacgggctTGGcctggctggggttgctaggcaacggcgCCAGTGGAACatgcacattttgaaattattgacataaaacaagctcatatactGTGTTGAAAAGTTACCCGTAGGTTTGTTTAgtcttatttattatttcagttttagtccCACGTCTGAACAGACGTAGCTGGTTATTCTTTAATTTAAACGCTGGACACTTTCCACGCAGCTTTTCCTGAGATCGGCAGAACTTACGGTGCCTCTGAGAGCGTCCAAGTCGCAGGTCAGAGCCTGAACCTGACGCCGATATTCATTGGCGTCCTGCTTGGCTTGGCGCAGGGCCTCCGCATTTCGATTGGCTGCGTCTGTCAGGTCAGCAAACTGGgagaaaaacccaaacagtCGAACAGCGctacatcttttcacattttcctcaaCATGATGTCACTAGCTAGGCGTTCTGATTTGcacatgaaatatttattgaactaaatgctgataaaaaataatcttccctattggctttaaaaaaataaggtaactatttgcataatttatttatgtttatcaaGCAAGCCTGTttgtttaaagtattttagcTGATTGCTACAAAAGTAAAGTTAtacaaaactgaattttgtataaattattcaacatttttatgaggTAAATACAATGTGCAAGTACACTGTAAAATCTTAAGTTAACTTAATAAATCTGAGTCTGTTGTAATTAAGCTTTTTTAACTGACTAGAAACtgcttaaataaaaaggaaatggtTGATTGAAACAACTCAGTGCTCCTGCTTTTTATTCGTTTTTCTGCTCaaactttgacagaaaatatgGAAAGCAGTTCTAGTTTgttcacttttttcagtaaaaacaaacacagtcgTATGCAAGGCTGAACTGTCATGAAAATGAGCATTTAACTCACTCATGGTGCACTTTCATGTAATTGCTAACAACTAGCCAGCAAGTAATGACAATGTCTTGTATCTTGaactaaatatatttgtgtAAAGACACCAACTGgaatttttattgttgatttcaTAGATTCAGTTGTATAAAATCTACTTCAGCGCAGAATGATGTTTTTCAGTGCAGAGGTGAATCTTCTGACCTTGGATCGGTACCACTCCTCGGTTTCATGCATGTTGGACGTGGCCATGTTCTCATACTGAACTCTGATGTCCCTCAGAGCCGCAGTCAAATCCGGTTTGGACACGTCCAGATCGACATGGACCTGCTGGGCCACAAGCTGGTCCTGCAGCTCACGCAGCTCCTGGAGgaaaggaagggagggagggagggaaggaaggaaggaaggaaggaaggaaggaaggaaggaaggaaggaaggaaggaaggaaggaaggaaggaaggaaggaaggaaggaaggaaggaaggaaagagggagggaaggaaggaagaaagggaggaaggaaaggaaagaaagttAAGAAAGGAAGGGTGGAGGGAGgaagggaaggaaggaagaaagggaggaaggaaaggagggagggaaggacggaaaggaaagagggagggaaggaaagaaaggaggggtggagggaggaagggaaggagggaaggaaggaaggaagggaggaaggaaaagaaggtgaggaaggaagggaaggagggaaggaaggaagaaagggaggaaaggaaggaagagaaagagggagggaaggaaagaaaagaagggtGGAGGGAGGaaaggatggagggagggaaggaggggaggaaggaagagaagaagggaaggaaggaaggaaagcaAGGAAGGGTGGAGGGAGGaagggaagaaaggaaggaaggaaggaaggaaggaaggaaaggaaggaaggaaggaaggaaggaaggaaggaaggaaggaaggagttATAACTGTCAGCCATTATCATCCTGGTTTCTTGCTGGTCTTAATCTCGATTCTCGCCTCCTCGTGGATTTTCTTCAGGAAGTTGATCTCGTCCTGCAGAGCTTCAATCTTCCTCTCCAGCTGGACTCGACTGAGAGCCGCTTCGTCCACATCCTTCACAAAGATCGACAAACGGCAAGACGGCCTCAGATTACAGACTCAGACGCCTGAACATGTGGATTACCTGAAATGTGTAGTTTCAGCCGTACCTGTCTGAAAGTGTTCAAACTGTTTTCTGCTTCCTGACGCAGCGTCATCTCATCTTGAAgtctgtcaaaaaaataaaacacaaaactgacatttatgaCACGGCTGTAAAAATAAGAATAGTTTCATTTCATTAATAATTACTTAATTCATATTTGTCCATTTGattttcctcttgttttatACATGAACTAAAATTTGGCACCATTTTTTAATGTGGAAATAGACgtttttttatgtggtttaaaaatataacatgagtctaaatttgtttaaaaaaattttaaccaCTGGCAAAGttcaacaagaacaaaacaaaacaaaaaaaacaacaaaaaaaagtaaatttccaTTCAAAACTTCAGTGATTAAACTAAAGTAGAACTaaactcaaattaaattaaactcacatttttagaataatttcagaaaatttatacagatttttttttctgagtttcaaatgtcaaaatgttcagcaattgaaacttaaaaaaactttttttttaaaaagaaatttctgaaatgaatgaatgctCTTAAACGGCTGGTTGTGCCagggtgtatttttttttttttgcaatgatGACGGACTACagtataatctgacatcaaaatcacaaaaagtatCATGAAACCCTGGAGGGACTAAAAAGACATTGAATAATATGTAATTTTAagaatgaattaatattttaatgggttttatcaatacatcctggcacaaccggccctttaagaggaTTCATGATCTTTaattggcccaaaatgaaaatgagtttgacagaGCTGCTCTAAATGATGAACCCGGCATGTTTTAGTCAGAGAAACGTGATTTTTGTCCTGCATGTGGATAATTTTTAAAtaggtttgaaatattttgattagACTTTCAATTGGCattttttcctgctgcagaggaATAACAGGACTCAGCTGAATGAGCAGCTCATGCATCATTGCACTTTCACTCTAATCTAACACCCAGAGGCCTTTCCCACGGGATggactacacacacacacacacacacacacaccgacagaCCTGAACTGGGACGGACAACACCCCACGATCCATCTGTCGCACGCAGACAGACCCGGACTCACTGAGGCTTTGCATAACATCTGTACAGCTTCATGCAGAGCAGCACAGAAGTCAGTGGGAACCTGGaaagtgacctttgaccctcagAGCACCAATCTTTCACAGGGCGAGCAGCTGCGCGGTCAGAGGGCAGGGAGCAGATCTTCCCACCCTCAGACTTTCAATCAGCACTTAAATTGTTGAGTCCAGCCACGCGTGTTATTATTACCAGAGCTGGATAGTAacaagttacatttacttgagtaacttttatttttttacgtagtctttttatgctttactttttacttttacttgagtaattttatttttcagtatctcttctcttacttgagtaaaatttctggattttctacccactcaatgaaaaacaaacatgttttaaccaaaaatccaccagacacagacacacacacctgcaggttctgttaaagtttcataagtttttttttaattaaagaaactgatttcaaaATTTCCACTAAATTTATATCTTGatccatctgattatgtaatttttaaatattaaatgattgataactTGAGTAactgatactttttttttttaccctaagTTGAGTATTTTCTTTGATGGCTACTGcttacttttactttaatatATTCATGTTGAGGTGCTgcttctcttacttgagtaaaggTTTTGGGTACTCCACCCTCCTGTGCTTTGGAGAAGTGGAATACGCCCAGCGAGGCGATGTTCatgaattaatttgtttatgAAAAACGAGCAGCTGCCTCCCTTTGTGAGGAGCCACCATTGTGCAGCCGCTCATTCCTTCACAGCCTCTCAAAAGCGGCGAGGGGTTCAGTCAGgatcaagtttagaaaaaggGAGCAAAGCTCCCGCTGCACGTGTTGGTGTGCATTCCAGCGAATCGCAAGGAAAACCACATCTCCATTTAAATGAACGGGTAAACACAGCTTACCTTCATTTgtgcaaaaattatttaaaactgtatGTTGCAAAGTAAAACCTGTAAGTTTTCATTCCAATACGCTACATTTAAGTAGTTTAGAGGAAgtgctgaagcagagatgcatctaaaaaaatacaaaacaaaaaacacctgaaaGTCAAGAGTTTGATACAGGCACAAAGTGTTCATACTATTGGAACTTTTCCAAATAGTTAAAATTTGGAAAAGTTCAATAATTGCAACCAAATGCTGCAATTCTCTTTGAAAACtagcaaatttttatttttaaaaattttatttcacctGCATGGAAAATTTCACTATAATAGCGACTGCAGGCTAAATATAAACAcagttttttaagaaaatttacatttttaggaAATTCCTATCAGATACGTTTGTCTTATTTATAGGGACTAAAAGATGATTTAACTGTGAACAAAACTGCTTTAATTATTCCTAATAATTAATGTCCAGCACCTGAGGCTTGGTCCATTTCTTCCTCACCATTTATCTACTCTCCTGGTTGTTAATGCATTTGGGTCATTAAGGCGCATCTCATCCCTTTATTTTCATTGTGCAACAACATTTAAACAATCAGTTGGTAGCAACTGTCAATGTGACTTTGGCAGCTTAACTGTGATAAACAGCTGTAGGCCAACAACATGCTGGCTAATTCAttctcaaaaatactttattgatcggAAAAGTAAGTTAAACATTGTTGTAACTCACcaattcagattcttcagagttattgtagatagtgatggctgttggcaaaAGAAatctcctgcagcagtctgtgttacagtgaATATGAAGAAGCCTCTCACTGAAGACGCTGTTTTCCCACAACGGCCTCATAAGGAAGACGGTCGGGGTTGTCtgtaattttcttgattttatgaagaattcATGTTTGTGTCGTCAACTCCAGAGGTAATGCtgggtaaccatggcaaccagtgacaGTTTGAAGTCCACCAtgtttaaaaaccaaataatCTCTCAATAGTAATCTCTAACTGTGGTCCTtgggcgccccctggtggtcggCAACATACTGCATGTAAAAGTGCGACTCTACAGCTAGCTTAGCAAAAGATTGTGTTCAAAAATAATGATGGATTAAACCTGggtcactcaaaagaaaaactgaaaatactgattgaaagaaaacagcaggaTTTCTTATATGATCGGAGGAAGTCAAGTAAATCCTGCTGAGAGTTTTGATGTGTTGTTCACAAACAATTTGATTCTTTTGAACGGCTCTAAGCCGTGAACTAGTCTCAGTTGGTGAGAACTGTTCTTTGCTTTTTACAACTTTGCTTGATTATAATACTCTTCTCACATATCAATAGCTATtactaatatttaattaaaaatgatgaaattaaattaattaaaaaatagatgaaTAAAATTGATAGAAATGGATTTGGATAGAacaggatttttgtttctggcaaagcaactcaagtctatttttgcatttgttgaGCTTCTAAACTACAAATAAccctaaatgttattaatgcagACAACAcataacttttttatttcatgtgtttGAGATCATTGGAGAGCTTAGAATCCACACTGTCAGAATCTGGAAATAGCTCAAAATGAGTCGATGTGTTTATGGCCATTAACATTTACCAAACAGCCTTTGTCATTAGGATGAACAAAGTGAGTTAAGAGcctcatattttcttttcaggttGTTTGTACATATCAAGCTAAGTGATTCTCAGCCTGAAAAGCTTTAATAAACACTGCTCTATAGCCTTGCCAGTGTTTCTCGTTTGCCACATAAACTCTCTCTTAGGCAGTCAAAGTGACTGCGGTCGGACTTTAAATGCATACAAGTCATTGAACATAGCAACCGTGTCTGGATACACTCCTCCCACTGGAGTCCCACCCTCCATCGCCTTACCTTTGCTTCAACATGGCCAGATCGGCAGCCAGGTTGTCCCTCTCGACCTCCAATCGGGCCTTCCCGTTGGTGAGCCCATCCACCTGCCGCCGAAGCTCCCTGAGCTCATCCTGGTAGATGTCTCCCAGGCGGCTGGGCTCCTTCACCTTCAGCTGGTTCAGCTCCGCCACCAACATCTTGTTCTGCTGCTCCAGCAAGCGCACCTTCTCTATATAGCTGGCAAAGCGGTCGTTCAGGCCCATCATCTCCATCTTCTCATTGGTGCGTACTTCTTTGTAGTGGGCCTTCATCAGGGAGTCGGCGGAGAAGTCCAGCCGGTCGCCGGGGCTCCCCAGCAGCAGGGCCGTGCTGGCAGAGCCCAGGGAGAGCCTGGAAATGGGGCTGGAGAGGGTGATGGACCGCGGGGTGCCATGCCAGGAGAGGCGGTTGGAAGACAGGCTACCGATTCTGGCGCCCGAGCCGCCCTGAGGCCCAAAACGTTTCCTGTACGAGGACTGGACCCTCTGGCTCTCCATGCTGGGGGAATAAGCTCACCCGGTGCACAAGCAGGGGTTTTATAGAGGGAGCAACCCCCCTTTGGGCCACAGGGTGGGCGGGCAGTGAAtggaacaaaaagaggaaagcGAAGGGCTGGTTTACTTGACACTCAGAAAGCTGTGCGCCAGGGATTGTCCGTGCTCGTCCACTCAACTACAAATGTCTCCggcattttttttcttcgtcCTCTCCCCCTTTTCCTCCCTctgactcactcactctttcAGTCCTACGTTCACCCCCTTTTTGCCCAACTCGCTTTCTTTCTGCTCCAAGCGAATGAAAAGGAATTTGTGTGACAGGCCCTGGCCACAAATCCAACCTGACCACACATGCGCTCttcaaaacacagagacacagaaagggACTTTGATTAAACAAGGGGAGGGGATGTTGGAGAGACATCATAACtatctaaaaatacaaaacaatgatttacaaacaagataaacaaatggaaatgtgCCTTTTAGAAGCACAAACTGTCACCTGACAGACAAACTTCAgtctttttatttggattttatggaATAAACCTGGACAAAGTGGTGTATCAATGTAAAATAGAGGTGAAAATCTGTATGGCATGTAATAGATAGTTCACACAAGTCTGAACCGGAAGTAGGCAAGCGCAGAGCAAAGCATAGCGGACCCATGGATtcaagaccaacaaaaagaaaatatatggaCACTCTTGATCAATGTgtgagatatatatatatatatgtatatatataaataaaacggCTGCTGTCTGGATCAACCTGAATGAGACGGAGAATGACGATGTGGACACGCTGCCTCCAATCTCATACTCCGATATAGTTCAGTACTTAATAAACACGAAGAGAGCGTACAACATGGAGGAGCTTCACCTGAAAACTATGAATGCATATAATCAATGTTTGATTGTAAATAATGTACGAACTCTTCATGTGAATAACAGGTTCTAGTGACTGGCGGAGTAATGTAGGCCACATGTCCGGATTAGCTGTCAgctaaaagctacattagctaagctaattttgctgGTTCGGCGGTTAGTACTACAGTAATGgtattacacagaggtgggtGGAGTACTCAAAAATTGTTAACGCAATAGTTGTAATGTACTTGTAGTGTTTATAAGTTAGACAGAAGTGAGACGAGCGCTGGTTCTAAGCTCGtgatttgtttattgttgtcatagcaactccatgcCAACGAGCATGGCTGTCCGTTACAAAGTTCCCAGAAGTGTGACGTCACACGAAAACTATGCTTAACATTCAACCCTTTACTCAGATCCTCGTAAATAAAAGCCTGTGCAAACAACTAGATGTAGAAGTTACTTGGCTTTTAAATAGAATTAagtgatttaataaaatgtcagtaaaaaaCTCAACgatatcaacaaaataaaaatagacgGATCCACTTGATTCTAAACTCTTCACTgctcagtctgggctttctcccattgaagtGGATTAGTCTGGTAGAATGTCAACCGGGCCAATCAACGAACAGAAGCTGTGAAAgttgatgttgattttctgtcgggtaaaattaaaaaccagaGTTCTGCATACGAAGCAAAGCGTAGTGCAAGGGATCGATTCTTATCAGGAAACTGGAGGTAAAGCTAGCAGGTTTTATAGTTGATGCGTTGAACGACACACTGagcaaagtccagacctaaatccaaacTTAAAATCTGTTGCAAACCTTAGAAATCGCTGTTCAGAGATTCTATTGACTCCATTTCAGCTTGAGCCGACGTGCACAACTggaagtaaaaaacaaagactaaGATTTTTATTGGAGTTTCCAATCTAACCAACCATCTTGGTGGAGCATATTTTATAttcaggcagagagagaaagcagcAGGTTTTTAAGTGTCTGGTCTTTGTGTGTGAAGTTCAGGTTATTAGACGTCCTGATGGATGG
This genomic interval carries:
- the LOC102235379 gene encoding glial fibrillary acidic protein-like, translating into MESQRVQSSYRKRFGPQGGSGARIGSLSSNRLSWHGTPRSITLSSPISRLSLGSASTALLLGSPGDRLDFSADSLMKAHYKEVRTNEKMEMMGLNDRFASYIEKVRLLEQQNKMLVAELNQLKVKEPSRLGDIYQDELRELRRQVDGLTNGKARLEVERDNLAADLAMLKQRLQDEMTLRQEAENSLNTFRQDVDEAALSRVQLERKIEALQDEINFLKKIHEEELRELQDQLVAQQVHVDLDVSKPDLTAALRDIRVQYENMATSNMHETEEWYRSKFADLTDAANRNAEALRQAKQDANEYRRQVQALTCDLDALRGTNESLERQLRELEDRCAMEAAGYQDTVSRLEEEIQALKEEMARHLQEYQDLLNVKLALDIEIATYRKLLEGEESRITIPVQSFSNLQFRETNLDTKTPEAHVKRSILVRTVETRDGEIIKESTTEHKDLP